Proteins from a single region of Phyllopteryx taeniolatus isolate TA_2022b chromosome 10, UOR_Ptae_1.2, whole genome shotgun sequence:
- the hs3st1 gene encoding heparan sulfate glucosamine 3-O-sulfotransferase 1, whose amino-acid sequence MAALLLGLLLFAMQSPTVPTSSPLADGEGPPSVPLPPDIGAADHPNGTEQQLPRIIIIGVRKGGTRALIEMLSLHHSVAAAQNEVHFFDWESHFQKGLTWYRSQMPFAFPNQVTVEKTPAYFTSAKVPKRVHQMNPDAKLLLILRDPTERVLSDYTQVFYNRLQKHKRYQPIESVLVKDGEVNLGYKALNRSLYYMHMQDWLQYFPLESIHVVDGDQLIRDPLPEMKKVERFLRLEPQINASNFYFNQTKGFYCLREQGRERCLHDSKGRAHPRVAPAILQKLYQFFHQPNRKFFELVGQTFNWK is encoded by the coding sequence ATGGCGGCCCTGCTTCTTGGGCTGCTGCTCTTCGCCATGCAGTCCCCCACCGTTCCCACCTCCTCGCCCCTGGCGGACGGCGAGGGGCCGCCCTCCGTCCCTTTGCCGCCCGACATCGGCGCCGCGGACCACCCGAATGGGACGGAGCAGCAGCTCCCGCGGATCATCATCATCGGCGTGAGGAAAGGCGGGACGCGGGCCCTCATCGAGATGCTGAGCCTGCACCACTCCGTGGCGGCGGCCCAGAACGAGGTGCACTTCTTTGACTGGGAGAGCCACTTCCAGAAGGGCTTGACTTGGTACCGCAGCCAGATGCCGTTCGCCTTCCCCAATCAGGTCACCGTGGAGAAGACGCCTGCCTACTTCACCTCCGCCAAAGTCCCCAAGCGCGTCCACCAGATGAACCCCGACGCCAAGCTGCTGCTCATCCTCAGAGACCCCACGGAGCGTGTGCTGTCAGACTACACACAAGTCTTCTACAACCGCCTCCAGAAGCACAAACGCTACCAGCCCATCGAGTCGGTGCTGGTGAAGGACGGCGAGGTCAACCTGGGCTACAAGGCGCTCAACCGCAGTCTGTACTACATGCACATGCAGGACTGGCTGCAGTACTTCCCGCTGGAGAGCATCCATGTGGTGGACGGCGACCAGCTCATCCGGGACCCCTTGCCCGAGATGAAGAAGGTGGAGCGCTTCTTGAGGCTGGAGCCGCAGATCAACGCCTCCAACTTCTACTTTAATCAGACCAAGGGATTCTACTGTTTGCGAGAGCAGGGGCGGGAGCGCTGCTTGCACGACTCCAAGGGCAGGGCGCACCCCCGCGTAGCTCCTGCCATCCTGCAGAAACTTTACCAGTTCTTCCACCAGCCCAACAGGAAGttctttgagctagtgggtcaAACATTCAACTGGAAGTGA